In Piliocolobus tephrosceles isolate RC106 chromosome 10, ASM277652v3, whole genome shotgun sequence, a single window of DNA contains:
- the LOC111528488 gene encoding NKG2-C type II integral membrane protein isoform X3, with amino-acid sequence MNKQRGTFSEVSLAQDPKKQQRKPKGNKSSISGTEQEIFQVELNLQNSSLNHQGIDQICGCQGLLPPPGKLTAEVLGIICIVLMATVLKTXVLIPLLEQNNSSLNIRTQKVLEQNNSFPNTRTQKARHCGHCPEEWITYSNSCYYIGKERRTWAKSLLACASKNSSLLSIDNEEEMKFLTAMSPSAWIGVFRDSSHHPWVTINGLTFKHEIKDSDHAECNCAMLHLNRLKSFHCGSSKRYYCKHKL; translated from the exons ATGAATAAACAAAGAGGAACCTTCTCAGAAGTGAGTCTGGCCCAGGATCCAAAGAAGCAGCAGAGGAAACCTAAAGGCAATAAAAGCTCCATTTCAGGAACCGAACAGGAAATATTCCAAGTAGAATTAAACCTTCAAAATTCTTCTCTGAATCATCAAGGGATTGATCAAATATGTGGCTGCCAAG GTTTACTGCCTCCTCCAGGGAAGCTCACTGCTGAGGTCCTGGGAATCATTTGCATTGTCCTGATGGCCACTGTGTTAAAAACAA NAGTTCTTATTCCTC TCCTGGAGCAGAACAATTCTTCCCTGAATATAAGAACCCAGAaag TCCTGGAACAGAACAATTCTTTCCCGAATACAAGAACCCAGAAAG CACGTCATTGTGGCCATTGTCCTGAGGAGTGGATTACATATTCCAACAGTTGTTATTACATTGGCAAGGAAAGAAGAACTTGGGCAAAGAGTTTGCTGGCCTGTGCTTCGAAGAACTCCAGTCTGCTTTCTATAGATAATGAAGAAGAAATG aaatttctgACCGCCATGTCACCATCTGCATGGATTGGTGTGTTTCGTGACAGCAGTCATCACCCATGGGTGACAATCAACGGTCTGACTTTCAAACATGA GATAAAAGACTCAGATCATGCTGAATGTAACTGTGCAATGCTACATCTAAATAGACTTAAATCATTCCACTGTGGATCTTCAAAAAGATATTATTGTAAGCATAAGCTTTAG
- the LOC111528488 gene encoding NKG2-C type II integral membrane protein isoform X5: MNKQRGTFSEVSLAQDPKKQQRKPKGNKSSISGTEQEIFQVELNLQNSSLNHQGIDQICGCQGLLPPPGKLTAEVLGIICIVLMATVLKTXVLIPLLEQNNSFPNTRTQKARHCGHCPEEWITYSNSCYYIGKERRTWAKSLLACASKNSSLLSIDNEEEMKFLTAMSPSAWIGVFRDSSHHPWVTINGLTFKHEIKDSDHAECNCAMLHLNRLKSFHCGSSKRYYCKHKL, encoded by the exons ATGAATAAACAAAGAGGAACCTTCTCAGAAGTGAGTCTGGCCCAGGATCCAAAGAAGCAGCAGAGGAAACCTAAAGGCAATAAAAGCTCCATTTCAGGAACCGAACAGGAAATATTCCAAGTAGAATTAAACCTTCAAAATTCTTCTCTGAATCATCAAGGGATTGATCAAATATGTGGCTGCCAAG GTTTACTGCCTCCTCCAGGGAAGCTCACTGCTGAGGTCCTGGGAATCATTTGCATTGTCCTGATGGCCACTGTGTTAAAAACAA NAGTTCTTATTCCTC TCCTGGAACAGAACAATTCTTTCCCGAATACAAGAACCCAGAAAG CACGTCATTGTGGCCATTGTCCTGAGGAGTGGATTACATATTCCAACAGTTGTTATTACATTGGCAAGGAAAGAAGAACTTGGGCAAAGAGTTTGCTGGCCTGTGCTTCGAAGAACTCCAGTCTGCTTTCTATAGATAATGAAGAAGAAATG aaatttctgACCGCCATGTCACCATCTGCATGGATTGGTGTGTTTCGTGACAGCAGTCATCACCCATGGGTGACAATCAACGGTCTGACTTTCAAACATGA GATAAAAGACTCAGATCATGCTGAATGTAACTGTGCAATGCTACATCTAAATAGACTTAAATCATTCCACTGTGGATCTTCAAAAAGATATTATTGTAAGCATAAGCTTTAG